The Streptomyces sp. ICC1 DNA window CCACGGGTCCAGATCATCCGGGGTTTCCGAGGCCAGGGTTGACCAACCGGTGAGCCACCGGCCGACCAGCTCTGTGATGGGGCGTGCGGCGTCCAGCGGCGAAGGAGTGAGGAGCTTCCCAGCCTGCTCGACGGCGGCCAGCGCCATCCCCGTGTCCGCCGAATCCGGGGACAGCACCGGCACTCTTCCGGGGATGTCCTCAAGGCACAACCACCACCATCCCGCACTGTCGGCCGGCGTGGCCCACCAAAGAACACGCGGTCCCACACCGTCCGGGAGGACCGAGGTCACGGCGATCTCGTCCGCGTACTGCGGGGCGAACGGGTGTTCACCGTGCATCCCTTTGAGGAACACACGCCGTCCGTCGTCCAGGAGCAGCCGGGACGCCACGCCTGGGGTGAACCCGCCGGTGCACGAAATGGACCCGCCTACGGTGGAGCCCAACCGGAATTCCACATAGGCACGTGCCTCGGGGGGAAGGGACGCCCACTCGGGCCGGACGGAAGTTGCGGCCATGGTGTACCCCCTGGAACTGGCTTCCGGGCAAAGGACGTGCTCGGCAGGTTAGCGGGCTGAGCGGCCCTGAGGCGGCGGCTACAGGCATCGGCGGACGGAGTCCGACGCAGCGACGCGAAGCCGGGGAGGCCCGCCAGGGC harbors:
- a CDS encoding phosphotransferase, with product MAATSVRPEWASLPPEARAYVEFRLGSTVGGSISCTGGFTPGVASRLLLDDGRRVFLKGMHGEHPFAPQYADEIAVTSVLPDGVGPRVLWWATPADSAGWWWLCLEDIPGRVPVLSPDSADTGMALAAVEQAGKLLTPSPLDAARPITELVGRWLTGWSTLASETPDDLDPWAAEHLNALAGIEENWQQAATGSTLLHWDLRPDNMLRREGGSVVIVDWSYPNQGAAWLDPAVLVPYLIMDGHSPTEAEAAVIHLPQPDDPDVLTAFAAGIGGYWEKSSRRPNPPGVPFLRAHQVRAAEAARTWLRHRTGWA